The genomic DNA ATCTGTATAGTAATAATTAAAAAAAATACCATATATGGAGAGACTTGATACTCAATTGGGATCTGTTTCATAATGCTCCTCCCTGTTAAATTCAATCATCAAAATCATTTCTTGATAGTATTTTATTTTTCTCTACCTCTTCTGGATTAAAGCGAAAACGCTGTTTAGACCTTGAAAAAATAGGACGTCGAAACATCGCTGAAATCGGCATACGTACAATACTGTCTTTCCAATCTGTAAGGCGTGTAGGATAAAAAGGAAACAAATAAGGACGTCTTAATGATTCTGTACGTAATAAACGTGCTAAAAGCAAAGAGCTTGTTAAAACAATTCCTAATAAACCCAACAGGTGTGCGGCGATTATAAAAGGAAAACGAATTACTCGAATTGTATTACCAATTCGATATATTGGTGCTGTAAATGAGCTAAGGGCTGAAAGTGCAACAATGATAATAAGTACATTACTTGTAAGACTTGCCTCTACCGATGCCTGTCCAATTACAATACCACCTACTATACCGACAGTTAGACCCACTTTAGTTGGTAAACGTGCCCCCGCTTCTCTCAGTAATTCAATCGTTATTTCTAAAAAAAGTGCTTCAATAACTGGAGGAAAAGGTACTTTACTTCTCGATATGATTAACGTTTCAAGAAGTTCTCTCGGAATTAGCTCGTAATGATATGTTAAAATTGCAACATATAATGGAGTTGTTAAGACAGAAAAAATAAAAGCAAAAAGCCTTAGCAGTCGAAAAAAGGAGGAAATAATCCAAGGCATGGTGTAATCTTCTGTCGTAGAAAAAAAGTCAATTAATGTTGTTGGAAGAGTGATAGCATAAGGCGAGCCATCTACAAAAAGTGCAATTTTCCCTTCTGCTAATACAGCTGCCACACGGTCCGGACGTTCTGTATTCAAAAATTGAGGGAATATAGAATTCGGGTTGTCTGCAATTAACTGCATCAAATAAGTACTATCCAAAACATGGTCTGTTTTTATTTGACTTACCCTTTTTATAATTTCTTGTAGATTTTGATCATTTACAATTCCCTCAATAAATACAATCGCAACAGTTGTGTTAGAGAGAGATCCTACTTTCAATTCTTTCATTTGTAAATAAGGTGTTGGAAGCTTTCTACGTACTAAATTTAAATTTACATCTAAATCTTCGACAAATGCGATTTGCGGACCCACAATATTGTATTCAATTTCGGCTTTTGTAATATCCCTTTTTTCTTTCTTTGACACATTTACTAACAAACAATTTAATTTATCTGTATCGAACTGAATCAGTATATAGCCATTTAAAATACTATCCTGAATATCTTCCATTTGATTTGTTATTTTTGAATTCTCAAAAGGTAAGACAGAGTGAATATCTTGTAACGAATCGAAGCTCTTCTCTTTTATATAAGTCAAAACCTCTTCATGAAATATATTTACATCGATTAATGTTCTAAAATATGAAATGACTATAGAGGAATTATTAGAAGCAATTTCCAACGTTATAAAATCTTTAGATTTTTTTAGTAATTTCATTAAATCCTGCAAAGATTCTATAGAGTAAACAGATATTCTTTCATGTGGTTTCAATTGATAATACCCTTCCTTTCAGAAAGAAACTATATATAGTTTTCAGGAAATTGCTATTTTTAAAATTAGGGATGGTGATATGTAAATATACTTATTGAATTAATAATAACGCCTTTGAAAATAACTTAACCAAAATTAGTTAAAAAATGTATTAAAAGTAAAAATAAGAAATGTTTTCGAGCATAATTACAATATTAAAAACATCCTTTCTTTTAGTTCTAAAGAAAGGATGTTTTTATAACAAGCTTTTTCAATTGTCTATTCTATAGGGTAAATTTATTAGTGTTCTTCTCTTTATTATTTCATTAAGTAACATTAGCATTACATTCTGTATGGTTTCTTTAAAAATTTCAGTAAAAGAATATATTAATTTTGAAGTGTACAAATAGGGAGAGTGACTTCAACTGTAGTCCCCTTATTCACTTCACTCTCAATAAATACCTTTCCCTGATGTGTTTCAATGATTTTATAACAGATCATTAACCCTAAGCCAACCCCCTCTTCTTTAATACTATAAAAAGGTTCTCCAAGGTATGGTATACGTTCTTTTGGAATCCCACACCCTTGATCGATAAAACGAATTCTTACTTGATTATTATCAAGTATATTTATTTGAATCAGAATTTCCCCTCCCATCGGCATAGATTCAATTGCATTTTTTAATATATTAACAAATACTTGTTTTAATTGATTTCCTTCACATGAAATCAATGGAATACCAGGGTTAAGATCGATTCTGAATTTTATATTATGCATCATTGCTTGAGGTTGTAGTAGCATTAAAACTTGATCCATTAGCACACTAATATCATTAGGTTGTATTTTTACCACCTGTGGTTTGGCTACCGCCATAAATTCAGTTGTTATGCTCTCTATACGCTCAATCTCTGATGATACTATATTAATATAACCCTGATTATTCTCATTTTCTGTTGATTTTAGTAATTGCATGAACCCTTTCATTGCAGTTAATGGATTATTAATCTCATGAGCCATTGCAGTCGCTAATTGTCCTACAACAGCAAGTTTTTCAGATTTTCGTAATAATTCTTCTGTTTTTAGCCGTTCAGTGATATCACGAGAAATACTTAGGAAAACCTTTTTACCATTTAAGTTAAAAACACGAACACTAAACTCAGCTGTTATTACTTTTCCTGTTGGAAAAACATATTCATCTTGCAAAGTGAAGGAAGTTTGTCCCTTTTTAATTTTTTCTAATAGCCTTACGATCATTTGAGAATCTTGTGGTACTATATTTGAAAATGATAATGAGAGCAACTCTTCTCTACTATATCCAAATCTTCTACACCCAACAGGGTTCACCTCAATAAATCGACTTGGAGCATTATCTTCATTCAGCTCTACTACATATACCGCATCAGTTGCTTGTTCGATTAGTGCACGGTACTTCATTTCACTATCTCTTAATTGCCGGTGTAATCGATGCCGTTCTCTTTCTGCTTGTTTTCTTTCAGAGATGTCTCTACATATTGCTGATAAAGCTATCACATTTCCTCTTACATCTAGTATAGGAGAAACTGTCAGACTAACATCAAGAAGACTCCCATCGCTCCTTTGTCTAACAGTTTCTAATCTAGTAACCACAGATTCACCTGTTAGAATTTTCTGAATATTTTCGAGCGATTCTTCCATTAAAAAATCTGGTACACAAGGTAATCTCTTACCTATGATTTCTTGTGATGACCACCCAAATATCTTTTCATAAGCTTTATTGGCTTGTAAAATATGCCCTTCTCGATCAGAAATGGTAATAGCATCTAGATTGTGCTTTATAAATGATTCCAATAATTCTTTGGTAGCGCTTAATTCTGATTCTACCTTTTTCCTTTCGGTTATATCAACTGTAGAACCAACAACTTCAATAACTTGTCCATTTCGTTTAATCGGCCTAAGCGCAATAAGAATAATAGTTTTATCATTTGGCCAAGGTAATTCAAATATAATTTCTTTTCCTTCCCATGCCTGAAGATAGTACTTCATCAATTGTGGAACTAAATGTGGAGGAACAATAGAAGCATCAATAGTACGTAAGCTTTTTCCTACCACCTGTTCAGAATAAAATCCGTTTTGATAATAAAACTGTCCATCACATAAAGTGTGTATAAAGTGCTTATCCACTTTTTTAAATTTAAAAATTCCTCCTTGAAGCTCATGTACGGTATCTGCAAGTTCTTGCTCCGATTTTTTTAATTCTCGATTCATTTTAGATAAGTCCTGTGTTAAATAATACAATCTCTGGTAGGCTTCCATAAGGAATAGCCCAATTAAAAGTCCTAACGCTATATATAATAGGCCTCCTGTGTAAAGTAATGTAGTATTAAATAATACGCCAACTAACCACTTTATTCCAATAAAAACAGAAAAATATAACGATGCACTTTTAAAAGGATGTAGTTTTTTAAAATAAGTTTTAAAAGTAGAAAATAGAATCCCCATACCTAAATAAGCAATCACAGGAGGTTCCCAATACCCTCCAGTGTAAAAGATACGCATTACAATTATGCTAATTAACGTAATCCAACCAGCAATACGACCAAAGTAAATAAAAGATAGAATAAGAGGAACAACTCGAAGATCGTAAGAAAATCCCATGTATGGAAAAGAAAAGAACATTAACGTAACTGCAATAATCCCTCCATAGAGCTTTTCGAAATATCGACTAGAATTAATTGTAAACACTTGAATAAATATTGCTGCGCTAACTAATAAAGAAAAAATAGAAAGGTTGATGAAATAATCTTTAATAATCATGTAATGTCCCTCCTTGCATTAAGTGTATTCGACAAAAAAGCTAAAAATCCTACAAATTGTATAAACAGTTCAAATGCATAAATTTTAAACTAGGATAAAATCTGGAAAAGTAAATAAGGAGCACAGCAGATGAGATATTTTAATGAAAAATAGTTCAAAAAAGATAATAATAGTAACCGTTGACTACTATTATCTTTTTTCTTTAAGTTATCGTAATACGTATGAAACTCTAAGGGACGTGGTATGTCATTTCATCAAACAATGATTATATGCTGAGTCATGAATATAGAAACTTCAACAGTAATTTTTGAAAAATAACATAAAAAACAAAACTATCTTTGAAAATG from Bacillus cereus G9842 includes the following:
- a CDS encoding spore germination protein, whose amino-acid sequence is MKPHERISVYSIESLQDLMKLLKKSKDFITLEIASNNSSIVISYFRTLIDVNIFHEEVLTYIKEKSFDSLQDIHSVLPFENSKITNQMEDIQDSILNGYILIQFDTDKLNCLLVNVSKKEKRDITKAEIEYNIVGPQIAFVEDLDVNLNLVRRKLPTPYLQMKELKVGSLSNTTVAIVFIEGIVNDQNLQEIIKRVSQIKTDHVLDSTYLMQLIADNPNSIFPQFLNTERPDRVAAVLAEGKIALFVDGSPYAITLPTTLIDFFSTTEDYTMPWIISSFFRLLRLFAFIFSVLTTPLYVAILTYHYELIPRELLETLIISRSKVPFPPVIEALFLEITIELLREAGARLPTKVGLTVGIVGGIVIGQASVEASLTSNVLIIIVALSALSSFTAPIYRIGNTIRVIRFPFIIAAHLLGLLGIVLTSSLLLARLLRTESLRRPYLFPFYPTRLTDWKDSIVRMPISAMFRRPIFSRSKQRFRFNPEEVEKNKILSRNDFDD
- a CDS encoding PAS domain S-box protein, with amino-acid sequence MIIKDYFINLSIFSLLVSAAIFIQVFTINSSRYFEKLYGGIIAVTLMFFSFPYMGFSYDLRVVPLILSFIYFGRIAGWITLISIIVMRIFYTGGYWEPPVIAYLGMGILFSTFKTYFKKLHPFKSASLYFSVFIGIKWLVGVLFNTTLLYTGGLLYIALGLLIGLFLMEAYQRLYYLTQDLSKMNRELKKSEQELADTVHELQGGIFKFKKVDKHFIHTLCDGQFYYQNGFYSEQVVGKSLRTIDASIVPPHLVPQLMKYYLQAWEGKEIIFELPWPNDKTIILIALRPIKRNGQVIEVVGSTVDITERKKVESELSATKELLESFIKHNLDAITISDREGHILQANKAYEKIFGWSSQEIIGKRLPCVPDFLMEESLENIQKILTGESVVTRLETVRQRSDGSLLDVSLTVSPILDVRGNVIALSAICRDISERKQAERERHRLHRQLRDSEMKYRALIEQATDAVYVVELNEDNAPSRFIEVNPVGCRRFGYSREELLSLSFSNIVPQDSQMIVRLLEKIKKGQTSFTLQDEYVFPTGKVITAEFSVRVFNLNGKKVFLSISRDITERLKTEELLRKSEKLAVVGQLATAMAHEINNPLTAMKGFMQLLKSTENENNQGYINIVSSEIERIESITTEFMAVAKPQVVKIQPNDISVLMDQVLMLLQPQAMMHNIKFRIDLNPGIPLISCEGNQLKQVFVNILKNAIESMPMGGEILIQINILDNNQVRIRFIDQGCGIPKERIPYLGEPFYSIKEEGVGLGLMICYKIIETHQGKVFIESEVNKGTTVEVTLPICTLQN